A region from the Salvia splendens isolate huo1 chromosome 15, SspV2, whole genome shotgun sequence genome encodes:
- the LOC121767053 gene encoding norbelladine synthase-like, which translates to MYGTMSAEMTVDVPATEAWKLYGTLQLPKVAEEANSDFISRVDVVQGDGGAGTILEVFFRLGMESFKEKFMVVDNEKRVKEAEVVNGGFLDLGFTMYRIRFNVID; encoded by the exons ATGTACGGAACAATGTCCGCTGAGATGACGGTTGATGTACCGGCAACCGAAGCGTGGAAGCTCTACGGCACTCTACAGCTCCCCAAAGTGGCGGAGGAAGCCAACTCCGACTTTATCAGCCGGGTCGACGTCGTCCAAGGGGACGGCGGCGCCGGAACCATTCTCGAAGTCTTTTTCCGTCTAG GAATGGAGTCGTTCAAGGAGAAATTCATGGTGGTGGATAACGAGAAGCGTGTGAAGGAGGCAGAGGTTGTGAACGGTGGATTTCTGGATCTAGGGTTCACGATGTATCGTATCAGATTCAATGTGATAGACTAA
- the LOC121766474 gene encoding norbelladine synthase-like yields MYGTMSAEMTVDVPATEAWKLYGTLQLPKVVEEANSDFISRVDVVQGDGGAGTILEVVFRPGMGGGMKSFKEKFMVVDNEKRVKEVEVVEGGFLDLGFTLYRMRFNVIEVEGNEKRVKEAEVVEGGFLDLGFTL; encoded by the exons ATGTACGGAACAATGTCCGCTGAGATGACGGTTGATGTACCGGCAACTGAAGCGTGGAAGCTCTACGGCACTCTACAGCTCCCCAAAGTGGTGGAGGAAGCCAACTCCGACTTTATCAGCCGGGTCGACGTCGTCCAAGGGGACGGCGGCGCCGGAACCATTCTCGAGGTCGTTTTCCGTCCAG GGATGGGAGGGGGAATGAAGTCGTTCAAGGAGAAATTCATGGTGGTGGATAACGAGAAGCGTGTGAAGGAGGTAGAGGTTGTGGAAGGAGGATTTCTGGATCTAGGGTTCACGCTGTATCGTATGAGATTCAATGTGATAGAGGTGGAGGGAAACGAGAA GCGTGTGAAGGAGGCAGAGGTTGTGGAAGGTGGATTTCTGGATCTAGGGTTTACGTTATAG
- the LOC121767054 gene encoding norbelladine synthase-like encodes MYGTMSAEMTVDVPATEAWKVYGTRQLPEVAEEANSDFISRVDVVQGDGGAGTILEVIFRPGMGAGMNSFKEKFIVVDNEKRVKEAEVVESGFLDLGFKLYRMRFNVIEVEGNEKQCITRSTIEYELKEEAAANVEIASIKPFTGLMLLCAKYFLRNNDN; translated from the exons ATGTACGGAACAATGTCCGCTGAGATGACGGTTGATGTACCGGCAACTGAAGCGTGGAAGGTCTACGGCACTCGACAGCTCCCGGAAGTGGCGGAGGAAGCCAACTCCGACTTTATAAGCCGGGTCGACGTCGTCCAAGGGGACGGCGGCGCCGGAACTATTCTCGAGGTCATTTTCCGTCCAG GGATGGGTGCGGGAATGAATTCGTTCAAGGAGAAATTCATAGTGGTGGATAACGAGAAGCGTGTGAAGGAGGCAGAGGTTGTGGAAAGTGGATTTCTGGATCTAGGGTTCAAGCTGTATCGTATGAGATTCAATGTGATAGAGGTGGAGGGAAACGAGAAGCAGTGTATAACTCGATCTACGATCGAGTACGAGCTCAAAGAGGAAGCTGCAGCGAATGTTGAAATCGCTTCCATTAAACCATTCACTGGCCTCATGCTACTCTGTGCTAAGTATTTTCTCcgcaacaatgacaattga